The Armatimonadota bacterium genome includes a window with the following:
- the aguA gene encoding agmatine deiminase, which produces MTAPLTTPRRDGFRMPAEWEPHSRCWMGWPFRPDVWREKARPAREAFAMVAEAISAFEPVTVCVPPGQADEARRMLPDGVEVFAVPCDDAWLRDTGPTFVTDGRELRGVDWEFNSWGGLLAECRNDNALAGRILRRVGARAYRPGIVMEGGSFSVDGDGTVIATQECLLNPNRNPHLSRRQIEETLLEYLGARKMIWIPRGMPGDSDTSGHVDNICCFVRPGVVAVAWAGDSTDPRHAACAEAEQALLSSSDACGRVLQVVRVPLPPPQIVSPEECRTLPLANGQPIRSPGQMLPASYINFYFANGALIVPAFGDQTSDGEAAEVLARLFPDRKILMIPSREILLGGGNIHCITQQQPEVA; this is translated from the coding sequence ATGACTGCCCCTTTGACCACTCCCCGGCGTGACGGGTTCCGGATGCCGGCGGAGTGGGAGCCGCATTCCCGCTGCTGGATGGGCTGGCCATTCCGGCCCGATGTCTGGAGAGAAAAGGCCCGGCCTGCCCGGGAGGCTTTCGCGATGGTGGCGGAGGCGATCAGCGCCTTCGAGCCGGTGACCGTCTGCGTGCCCCCAGGCCAGGCAGACGAGGCCCGCAGGATGCTTCCGGACGGGGTGGAAGTGTTCGCCGTTCCCTGCGATGACGCCTGGCTGCGAGACACGGGTCCCACCTTTGTGACGGATGGCCGGGAGCTCCGGGGGGTGGACTGGGAGTTCAACTCCTGGGGCGGCCTGCTGGCGGAGTGCCGTAACGACAACGCGCTGGCCGGGCGCATTCTGCGCCGCGTAGGAGCCCGCGCTTACCGGCCGGGCATCGTGATGGAGGGTGGCTCCTTCTCCGTTGACGGCGACGGGACCGTCATCGCCACGCAGGAGTGCCTGCTGAACCCGAACCGCAATCCGCATCTGTCGCGCCGGCAGATCGAGGAGACGCTGCTGGAGTATCTGGGTGCGCGGAAGATGATCTGGATCCCCCGCGGTATGCCCGGCGATTCGGACACCAGCGGGCACGTGGACAACATCTGCTGTTTCGTCCGGCCGGGGGTGGTAGCCGTGGCCTGGGCCGGTGATTCCACCGACCCGCGCCACGCCGCCTGCGCCGAGGCGGAGCAGGCGCTCCTTTCCTCCTCCGACGCCTGCGGCCGCGTTCTCCAGGTCGTGCGCGTTCCGCTTCCGCCACCCCAGATCGTCTCTCCGGAGGAGTGCCGCACCCTTCCTCTTGCGAACGGTCAGCCCATCCGCTCGCCCGGACAGATGCTGCCCGCCAGCTACATCAACTTCTACTTCGCAAACGGCGCGCTGATCGTGCCCGCCTTTGGGGACCAGACGTCGGACGGCGAGGCGGCGGAGGTGCTCGCGCGTCTGTTCCCGGACCGCAAGATCCTGATGATCCCTTCGCGTGAGATCCTGCTTGGCGGCGGCAACATCCACTGCATCACGCAACAGCAGCCGGAGGTGGCTTGA